A genome region from Macaca nemestrina isolate mMacNem1 chromosome 15, mMacNem.hap1, whole genome shotgun sequence includes the following:
- the LOC105480740 gene encoding protein FAM246C yields the protein MAEPGAQAQSAYGASEVLRRGAGRRRDPGPQSNGPGREDARAPGRLARLRGQLRAQAASRSEVPRLLKLVERAGAGTAGVGERTGAHSRDSVCSVCGEPRGGATYPAGVLEVSERRLQEGLAAVRAELGAGIEALRAELRAELDALRALLPPPPPPSSPSASREPRAVLRAAPRNPTLLRTLGAMSALVAASRTADDAPDGPADGGAHRTPAGKNHKKMPVPPGVPQGGRD from the coding sequence ATGGCGGAGCCTGGGGCCCAGGCGCAAAGTGCGTACGGAGCCAGCGAGGTGCTGCGGCGCGGCGCCGGCCGCCGGCGGGACCCGGGGCCACAATCCAATGGGCCCGGCCGGGAAGACGCCCGAGCCCCGGGCCGGCTGGCTCGCCTGCGCGGCCAGCTCCGGGCCCAGGCAGCTTCGCGGTCCGAGGTGCCGCGGCTGCTGAAGCTGGTGGAGCGTGCGGGGGCCGGGACGGCGGGCGTGGGCGAGAGGACCGGGGCGCACAGCCGCGACTCAGTGTGCTCGGTGTGCGGGGAGCCGCGTGGCGGGGCCACCTACCCGGCGGGGGTCCTGGAGGTGAGCGAGCGGCGGCTGCAGGAGGGCTTGGCGGCTGTGCGCGCGGAGCTGGGCGCCGGGATTGAGGCGCTGCGCGCCGAGCTTCGAGCGGAGCTGGACGCCCTGCGCgcgctgctgccgccgccgccgccgccgtcgTCCCCCTCTGCCAGCCGCGAGCCCCGCGCGGTCCTCCGTGCCGCGCCCCGCAACCCGACCCTGCTGCGGACGCTCGGCGCCATGAGCGCCCTGGTCGCCGCCTCCAGGACCGCAGACGACGCCCCGGACGGCCCAGCAGACGGTGGAGCGCACCGAACCCCGGCCGGGAAGAACCACAAGAAGATGCCGGTGCCTCCTGGGGTCCCGCAAGGTGGCAGGGACTGA
- the LOC105480784 gene encoding LOW QUALITY PROTEIN: putative POM121-like protein 1 (The sequence of the model RefSeq protein was modified relative to this genomic sequence to represent the inferred CDS: inserted 1 base in 1 codon): MGAGSWGPCWALRRTAEVSEVPQIQPEELTAAPVQGLLLPLLFPSVCPGPGARNGGGRLILELVLEGPCGSRPLALCPDHRAQDTCPSFAVTVLLALVAAAAGPLEEEGVLARILQSQFSEKPSSLTSDRIPPLSRRNFLLHARAHPVLRPASFPCSAAECSHPPSQEALPCPCGFLLALTALGSSSWVSCSSASALSTRTLCGAQEQGVTPLGPTTPGCAPDSCPEKIMLKTLKEKGAGMPEQDKDPRVQESHDQRRVPESTGDARSAFRSLRDDGGLSPFVPRPGPLQRDLHAQMSERSQSSWMSSCPKRNAILSSYSSPEVFPSLKRRRGPASSHCWLPLKSSKTVSEDRPQAVSWGLAQCEKVADAAPGQTLAPRNGSLTSQASRPRRHKFPLLPLRQGEPLMLPPALQLGXRVTVEDLDLEKEVALWCNSALWDEAKALWDCRPSRPSHTLSSLATGTSRLPVVHKAPSLDVQQERHKSQDFVAVFLGSLICAIDLCV, translated from the exons ATGGGAGCGGGGTCCTGGGGACCCTGTTGGGCCCTGAGGAGGACTGCGGAGGTGTCG GAAGTTCCTCAAATTCAGCCAGAGGAGCTGACTGCGGCTCCAGTGCAGGGCCTGCTCCTTCCGCTCCTGTTCCCTTCAGTGTGCCCTGGGCCAGGGGCCAGGAATGGTGGGG GAAGGCTCATCTTGGAGCTGGTCCTGGAGGGGCCATGTGGGTCACGGCCCCTGGCCCTCTGCCCAGACCACAGAGCACAGGACACCTGTCCGTCCTTTGCTGTGACTGTGCTGCTTGCTCTGGTAGCAGCTGCTGCTGGGCctttggaggaggagggag ttttagcaagaatcctgcaaAGTCAGTTTAGCGAGAAGCCCTCATCCTTGACATCTGATCGGATTCCCCCTCTGTCCCGAAG GAACTTCCTGCTCCATGCCCGCGCACATCCTGTCCTGAGGCCAGCTTCCTTCCCCTGCTCAGCCGCAGAATGCAGCCACCCACCCTCCCAGGAGGCCCTTCCCTGCCCCTGTGGCTTCCTGCTGGCACTCACTGCACTGGGTAGTTCCTCCTG GGTGTCCTGCAGCTCAGCCAGTGCACTGAGCACAAGGACTCTCTGTGGGGCCCAGGAGCAGGGAGTCACCCCTTTGGGGCCCACAACACCCGGCTGTGCTCCAGACTCATGTCCAGAGAAGATCATGTTGAAGACCCTCAAGGAGAAGGGGGCAGGGATGCCTGAGCAGGACAAGGACCCCAGGGTCCAAGAGAGTCATGATCAGAGAAGGGTTCCCGAGAGCACCGGGGATGCACGGTCTGCATTTAGGTCCCTGCGGGACGATGGAGGCCTCTCTCCCTTCGTGCCCAGGCCTGGACCTCTGCAGAGAGACCTCCATGCCCAGATGTCAGAA AGATCTCAGTCCTCCTGGATGAGCTCATGCCCCAAACGAAATGCCATCTTGAGCTCCTACAGCTCCCCAGAAGTCTTCCCGTCACTAAAGAGGAGGAGAGGGCCAGCCTCATCCCACTGTTGGCTGCCCCTCAAGTCCTCAAAGACGGTGAGTGAGGACCGGCCTCAGGCTGTCTCTTGGGGTCTCGCCCAGTGTGAAAAGGTAGCAGATGCAGCACCAGGGCAGACACTTGCCCCCAGGAATGGCTCCCTGACATCCCAGGCCTCTAGGCCCCGTAGACACAAGTTTCCCCTGCTGCCGCTCAGGCAAGGGGAGCCTCTGATGCTGCCACCTGCCTTACAGCTGG TCCGGGTCACTGTTGAAGACCTGGACCTCGAGAAGGAGGTGGCACTCTGGTGCAACAGTGCACTGTGGGATGAGGCTAAGGCCCTCTGGGACTGCAGACCCTCACGGCCTTCCCACACTTTGTCCTCACTTGCAACAGGGACTTCTCGTCTGCCTGTTGTACATAAAGCACCCAGCCTGGATGTACAGCAGGAGAGACACAAGTCCCAAGACTTTGTGGCTGTCTTTCTGGGCTCTCTTATCTGtgccattgatctatgtgtctag